From Bombus huntii isolate Logan2020A chromosome 4, iyBomHunt1.1, whole genome shotgun sequence, one genomic window encodes:
- the LOC126865178 gene encoding zinc finger CCCH-type with G patch domain-containing protein: MTDTESLREAIAQYEQQLAQVQATLSVTTQEADRENLLSLQSDIQELIALTKKSLQGVETSSEDLDDDDDDDDIDDIDDMDDPMEKEYALFKAELEKTSNESRSKEPDKQDDGASNNIEDELRQLEGMKCRAPHGSSWGGIGYHNAMICSVYQNDSTEIKNMQDIKVRVFFLNPTHKEMLPCPYYLDGKCKFSDEDCRFSHGELVPLSSIQEYREPDFQSIKMGSRVLAKQKNQLWHRCVVLKMPEKEGDVFRIKFEANGNIVEVFLQDLLPLDDADLEMSDTSEDSDGESDSTEYPREETVHKSLLTVESNTPLGNWEKHTRGIGSKLMAQMGYVVGTGLGKYSDGRIEPVEATVLPAGKSLDHCMELRENAGGDENLFSVERRMRKQQQKLEQQRQKQYQREKEREENNVFNFINATLGDKPKSDARNISKGKSSLKTESNRQLNVASFQIGENILRLERESAKLKESLSRHTKGSVHYNNIVMKYNEKQKELVGLRASEKSIAAEQDQRKNRAKLSIF, from the exons ATGACAGATACTGAAAGTTTACGAGAAGCAATTGCACAATACGAACAACAG CTAGCTCAAGTTCAAGCGACTTTGTCCGTGACTACGCAAGAAGCGGATAGGGAGAATTTATTAAGTTTACAATCGGACATACAAGAGCTTATTGCTTTAACAAAAAAAAGTCTACAAGGTGTTGAAACCTCTAGCGAAGATttagacgacgacgacgatgatgaCGATATTGACGATATCGACGATATGGACGATCCGATGGAGAAAGAATATGCCTTATTCAAG GCAGAACTGGAGAAAACTTCCAACGAATCTCGGAGTAAAGAGCCGGATAAACAAGATGACGGAGCTTCAAATAACATAGAA GATGAGTTGAGGCAGCTTGAAGGCATGAAATGTCGAGCTCCCCATGGTAGCAGTTGGGGTGGCATTGGTTATCATAATGCTATGATATGTTCTGTTTATCAGAACGACAgcacagaaataaaaaatatgcaaGATATAAAG GTCAGGGTATTTTTTCTAAATCCAACGCATAAAGAAATGCTTCCGTGTCCTTATTATTTGGATGGCAAATGTAAATTTTCTGACGAAGATTGTAGATTTTCGCATGGAGAATTGGTGCCATTATCTAGTATACAAGAATATAG AGAACCAGATTTTCAAAGTATAAAGATGGGTAGTAGAGTATTGGCAAAGCAAAAGAATCAATTATGGCACAGGTGCGTCGTATTAAAAATGccagaaaaagaaggagatGTTTTCAGAATTAAATTTGAAGCAAACGGTAATATCGTAGAAGTTTTTTTACAAGATCTTTTACCGCTTG ACGATGCTGATTTGGAAATGTCAGATACGTCTGAAGACAGCGACGGTGAAAGTGACTCAACGGAGTATCCTAGAGAAGAAACGGTTCATAAATCTCTTCTCACGGTCGAAAGCAACACGCCGTTAGGAAATTGGGAAAAACATACGCGCGGGATAGGTAGCAAATTAATGGCTCAAATGGGATATGTAGTGGGCACTGGTCTTGGAAAGTATTCAGATGGCAGAATAGAACCAGTTGAAGCAACGGTACTACCAGCTGGTAAATCTTTAG ATCATTGTATGGAATTGCGAGAAAATGCCGGAGGGgatgaaaatttattctcCGTAGAACGTAGAATGCGAAAGCAACAACAGAAGTTGGAACAGCAAAGACAAAAACAGTATCAGAGGGAAAAAGAACGAGAAGAAAACAAtgtgtttaattttataaatgcaaCCTTGGGCGATAAAC CTAAATCGGACgcaagaaatatttcaaaaggtaaAAGTAGCCTTAAAACAGAATCAAATCGACAGCTAAACGTAGCAAGTTTCCAAATtggagaaaatattttaagactGGAAAGAGAATCGGCAAAATTGAAAGAATCATTGTCAAGGCATACAAAAGGAAGTGttcattataataatattgtaatgAAGTATAATGAGAAACAGAAAGAACTTGTTGGTTTAAGAGCATCTGAAAAAAGTATTGCTGCCGAACAAGATCAACGAAAAAACAGAGCTaaattatcaatattttgA
- the LOC126865355 gene encoding homeobox protein MSX-2 isoform X1, with protein MQEHKSFLIRDLLGDVLSERVHEDSEDDSAVHSDSEDTIDPGSSPCTRLESPPPALSPSPAPATSGKSCGTTSGPPSGRKPRRRRTAFTHAQLAYLERKFRCQKYLSVADRSDVADALSLSETQVKTWYQNRRTKWKRQNQLRLEQLRHQATVEKELLVRGVGLHHGSIDAYCPPYNAQTQTQSHPPPPPPPPAPSTASTAAFLSTAAALFRNVTYVHGCPL; from the exons ATGCAGGAGCACAAGTCGTTTCTTATAAGGGATCTTCTGGGAGATGTTCTGTCCGAGCGGGTGCACG AAGATTCGGAGGACGATTCTGCCGTACATTCCGATTCCGAGGACACGATCGACCCAGGAAGTAGCCCTTGCACCCGACTGGAGAGTCCTCCGCCGGCTCTGTCGCCATCGCCGGCACCAGCGACTTCCGGCAAGTCTTGCGGCACGACGAGCGGTCCTCCAAGCGGCAGAAAGCCCAGAAGAAGGCGAACGGCATTCACCCACGCTCAACTCGCTTATCTGGAACGAAAGTTTCGCTGTCAAAAGTATCTGAGCGTGGCGGATCGCAGCGACGTCGCCGACGCGTTGTCGCTGTCCGAGACGCAAGTGAAAACCTGGTACCAGAACAGAAG AACGAAATGGAAGCGACAGAACCAACTGCGACTGGAACAACTTCGACATCAAGCTACGGTGGAAAAGGAGCTGCTCGTGCGAGGAGTAGGACTCCATCATGGCAGCATAGACGCTTATTGTCCGCCTTACAACGCTCAGACCCAAACGCAGAGTCATCCGCCtccaccgccaccgccgccgGCGCCGTCCACCGCTTCCACGGCCGCGTTTCTCTCCACGGCCGCAGCCCTCTTCCGAAACGTCACTTACGTTCACGGATGTCCCCTTTAA
- the LOC126865355 gene encoding homeobox protein MSX-2 isoform X2, producing MQEHKSFLIRDLLGDVLSERVHDSEDDSAVHSDSEDTIDPGSSPCTRLESPPPALSPSPAPATSGKSCGTTSGPPSGRKPRRRRTAFTHAQLAYLERKFRCQKYLSVADRSDVADALSLSETQVKTWYQNRRTKWKRQNQLRLEQLRHQATVEKELLVRGVGLHHGSIDAYCPPYNAQTQTQSHPPPPPPPPAPSTASTAAFLSTAAALFRNVTYVHGCPL from the exons ATGCAGGAGCACAAGTCGTTTCTTATAAGGGATCTTCTGGGAGATGTTCTGTCCGAGCGGGTGCACG ATTCGGAGGACGATTCTGCCGTACATTCCGATTCCGAGGACACGATCGACCCAGGAAGTAGCCCTTGCACCCGACTGGAGAGTCCTCCGCCGGCTCTGTCGCCATCGCCGGCACCAGCGACTTCCGGCAAGTCTTGCGGCACGACGAGCGGTCCTCCAAGCGGCAGAAAGCCCAGAAGAAGGCGAACGGCATTCACCCACGCTCAACTCGCTTATCTGGAACGAAAGTTTCGCTGTCAAAAGTATCTGAGCGTGGCGGATCGCAGCGACGTCGCCGACGCGTTGTCGCTGTCCGAGACGCAAGTGAAAACCTGGTACCAGAACAGAAG AACGAAATGGAAGCGACAGAACCAACTGCGACTGGAACAACTTCGACATCAAGCTACGGTGGAAAAGGAGCTGCTCGTGCGAGGAGTAGGACTCCATCATGGCAGCATAGACGCTTATTGTCCGCCTTACAACGCTCAGACCCAAACGCAGAGTCATCCGCCtccaccgccaccgccgccgGCGCCGTCCACCGCTTCCACGGCCGCGTTTCTCTCCACGGCCGCAGCCCTCTTCCGAAACGTCACTTACGTTCACGGATGTCCCCTTTAA
- the LOC126865179 gene encoding box C/D snoRNA protein 1, which yields MATFSDKLENCEVCGGNKAKYTCPKCEVRTCCLQCVNIHKKELECDGIRDKTKFIPLRSFTDLDVLSDYRLLEEVGRTVEQLKRDPLKKCTRQLNLPMHLNKLKTATFKRNVNLQFMPQHFSRHKNNTTYLNWKTSELYWRIEWIFPQAECTKWVTERALESTRLSLLIEEILDPTKSVKNKNDIEELNLRIRLNERLQFYQAAGLSGIKVLLKAEKVVKSDLKFYELDVRLSLKENLENKTIIEFPTIYIILNDHSHMYEIIDTDDEDANASKYKANNHNALRKRKRAYNQTNMKEKTNSTVNYFFNSEFLGSDEERSNDDRGSKCLSNSNIPDYDELIRM from the exons ATGGCCACATTCAGTGACAA GCTCGAAAATTGTGAGGTATGTGGGGGAAATAAAGCAAAATACACGTGTCCAAAATGTGAGGTTAGAACTTGTTGTCTTCAGTGtgtaaatattcataaaaaagaaCTGGAATGTGACGGTATTCGagacaaaacaaaatttataccGTTAAGATCATTCACAGATTTGGATGTTTTAAGTG aTTATAGGCTTCTCGAAGAAGTTGGTAGAACAGTTGAACAATTGAAAAGAGAtccattaaaaaaatgtacacGACAACTTAATTTACCAATg CATCTGAATAAACTAAAAACAGCTACATTTAAGAGGAATGTTAATTTGCAATTCATGCCACAACATTTTAGTAGACACAAAAATAATACGACATATTTAAATTGGAAAACTAGTGAATTATATTGGAGAATAGAATGGATTTTTCCTCAAGCAGAGTGCACAAAATGGGTCACAGAAAG GGCTCTAGAATCCACAAGATTATCACTGCTTATAGAAGAGATCTTAGATCCCACTAAatctgtaaaaaataaaaatgatatagaGGAATTAAATTTAAGAATACGTTTAAATGAGAGACTACAATTTTATCAGGCTGCAGGTTTATCTGGAATAAAAGTTCTTTTAAAGGCAGAAAAAGTTGTGAAATCAGACTTAAA GTTTTATGAATTGGATGTTAGGCTTTCTTTAAaggaaaatttagaaaataaaaccATAATTGAATTTCcaacaatatatataattctaaaTGATCATTCACATATGTATGAAATTATAGATACTG atGACGAAGATGCAAATGCTTCAAAATACAAAGCTAATAATCACAATGCATTaaggaagaggaaaagagCATACAATCAGACAAATATGAAGGAAAAAACAAATTCGactgtaaattatttttttaattctgaaTTCTTAGGATCTGATGAAGAAAGATCAAATGATGATCGAGGAAGCAAGTGTTTATCAAATTCCAATATACCCGATTATGATGAATTAATTAGAATGTAA
- the LOC126865181 gene encoding vesicle-trafficking protein SEC22b-B codes for MVLLTMIARIADGLPLAATMQEDEQSERRILEYQNQAKMLFRRLEPQSPARCTIETGPYLFHYLIENEVCYLVLCEKNYSKRAVYNYLEDIAQEFHSSYGKHVNTVTRPYSFIEFNTYIQKAKKVFLDGRSRRNMNALNSQLQDVQRIMVQNIDDVLQRGTVLSELDTKTQNLTMLSQKYKKDATHLNSKSMYVKAVAGLVAFLVFLLYFFIL; via the exons ATGGTGTTATTAACAATGATTGCGAGGATAGCAGATGGTTTGCCACTGGCAGCCACGATGCAAGAAGATGAACAG AGCGAGAGAAGAATTTTAGAATATCAGAACCAGGCAAAAATGTTATTTAGAAGATTAGAACCACAGTCTCCAGCTAGATGTACCATAGAAACAGGTCCATATTTATTCCA ttatttaattgaaaatgaagTATGTTATTTGGTATTGTGTGAAAAAAACTACAGTAAACGGGCCGTATATAATTATCTTGAAGATATAGCGCAAGAATTTCATTCATCATATGGTAAACATGTCAATACAGTTACTAGGCCCTACAGTTTTATTGAATTCA ATACATACATCCAAAAAGCAAAGAAAGTTTTTTTGGATGGTAGATCAAGAAGAAATATGAATGCACTCAATAGCCAACTACAGGATGTGCAAAGAATCATGGTTCAAAATATAGATGATGTCTTGCAAAGGGGTACAGTTCTTTCAG AGTTAGACACTAAAACACAAAATTTGACTATGTTgtcacaaaaatataaaaaggatGCAACTCATTTAAATAGCAAGTCCATGTATGTGAAAGCTGTGGCTGGACTTGTTGCGTTTTTGGTCTTCCTGCTatacttttttattctttag